From a single Vitis vinifera cultivar Pinot Noir 40024 chromosome 18, ASM3070453v1 genomic region:
- the LOC100254083 gene encoding mitogen-activated protein kinase homolog NTF3: MATPVEPPNGTRCEGKHYYSMWQTLFEIDTKYVPIKPIGRGAYGIVCSSVNKETNEKVAIKKIHNAFDNRVDALRTLREIKLLRHLRHENVIALKDVMMPIHRRSFKDVYLVYELMDTDLHQIIKSSQALTNDHCQYFLFQLLRGLKYLHSANILHRDLKPGNLLINANCDLKICDFGLARTSTGKGQFMTEYVVTRWYRAPELLLCCDNYGTSIDVWSVGCIFAELLGRKPIFPGTECLNQLKLIINILGSQREADIEFIDNPKARKYIKSLPFSPGTPFSRLYPNAHPMAIDLLQKMLIFDPSKRIGVTEALQHPFMSSLYDPSKNPPAQVPIDLDIDEDLGEEMIREMMWKEMLHYHPEAVTSNGEAS, from the exons ATGGCAACTCCAGTTGAGCCTCCAAATGGGACTAGATGCGAAGGAAAACATTATTATTCAATGTGGCAGACTTTGTTTGAGATTGATACAAAATATGTGCCCATCAAGCCAATAGGTCGGGGAGCATACGGTATCGTGTGCTCTTCTGTGAACAAGGAAACCAATGAGAAAGTTGCAATTAAGAAGATACATAATGCGTTTGATAACCGTGTTGATGCACTGAGAACTTTGCGTGAGATTAAACTTCTTCGGCATCTTCGACATGAAAATGTGATTGCTTTAAAAGATGTCATGATGCCTATACACAGGAGAAGTTTCAAGGATGTCTATCTGGTTTATGAACTCATGGATACGGATTTGCACCAGATTATTAAGTCCTCCCAAGCGCTTACTAATGACCACTGCCAATATTTTCTGTTCCAG TTGCTCCGAGGCCTGAAGTATCTCCACTCAGCAAACATCCTCCACCGAGACTTGAAGCCTGGAAACCTTCTTATCAATGCAAACTGTGACCTAAAAATATGTGATTTTGGGCTAGCTCGAACTAGCACTGGCAAGGGCCAGTTCATGACTGAGTATGTGGTCACTCGCTGGTACAGGGCCCCAGAACTCCTCCTCTGCTGTGACAACTATGGAACCTCCATTGATGTGTGGTCTGTTGGATGCATCTTTGCGGAGCTTCTCGGCCGGAAACCTATATTCCCTGGCACAGAGTGTCTTAACCAGCTCAAACTGATCATCAACATCCTTGGGAGCCAGAGGGAGGCTGATATTGAATTCATTGACAACCCCAAAGCAAGGAAATACATCAAGTCTCTCCCGTTCTCACCAGGGACGCCTTTTTCCCGTCTTTACCCAAATGCCCATCCCATGGCAATTGATCTGCTGCAGAAGATGCTAATTTTTGACCCCTCAAAGAGGATTGGTGTCACCGAAGCACTCCAACACCCTTTCATGTCCTCACTGTATGATCCCAGTAAGAACCCTCCAGCACAGGTCCCCATTGATCTGGACATAGACGAGGATTTAGGGGAAGAGATGATAAGGGAGATGATGTGGAAGGAAATGCTCCATTATCATCCTGAAGCTGTTACAAGCAATGGGGAGGCAAGTTAG